From Triticum aestivum cultivar Chinese Spring chromosome 4A, IWGSC CS RefSeq v2.1, whole genome shotgun sequence, a single genomic window includes:
- the LOC123085348 gene encoding J domain-containing protein spf31 → MGSSEADDDQLLKSFLAEVSEAERDNEVLRILGCFKLNPFEHLKLSFDSSVDEVKKQYRKLSLLVHPDKCKHPQAQEAFGALAKAQQLLLDPQERGYILDQVTSAKEELRAKRKKELRKDSASKIKSQVDEGKYEEQFERSDEFQKQLIIKVREILTDKEWRRRKMQMRISEEEGRLKKDEEETKEMWKRKREHEEKWEETRDQRVSSWRDFMKTGKKARKGELKPPRLKTEDPNKSYVQRPVKRG, encoded by the exons ATGGGGTCGTCGGAGGCCGACGACGACCAGCTCCTCAAGAGCTTCCTGGCCGAGGTCAGCGAGGCCGAGCGCGACAACGAAGTCCTCAG GATACTTGGTTGCTTCAAGTTAAACCCTTTTGAGCATCTTAAGTTGTCTTTTGATTCTTCTGTGGATGAGGTGAAGAAGCAATATAGGAAG TTGTCACTGTTGGTCCATCCTGACAAGTGCAAGCATCCACAAGCACAAGAAGCTTTTGGAG CCCTGGCAAAAGCACAGCAGCTCCTACTTGATCCACAGGAAAGAGGGTACATTCTTGATCAAGTTACTTCTGCAAAAG AAGAACTGAGggcaaaaaggaaaaaagagtTGAGGAAAGATAGTGCATCCAAGATAAAATCCCAAGTAGATGAG GGGAAGTATGAAGAACAGTTTGAAAGATCGGACGAATTTCAGAAGCAGCTAATAATTAAAGTTCGTGAGATTTTGACAGACAAAGAATGGCGTAGGAGGAAAATGCAGATGAGG atatcagaggaagaaggaagactGAAGAAGGACGAGGAGGAAACAAAAGAAATGTGGAAGAGGAAGAGAGAGCATGAAGAGAAGTGGGAGGAGACGAGAGACCAGCGA GTCTCTAGCTGGAGGGATTTCATGAAGACAGGAAAGAAG GCACGGAAAGGAGAGCTCAAACCTCCAAGGCTCAAGACTGAAGACCCGAACAAATCTTATGTTCAGAGGCCAGTAAAGCGTGGTTAA